In one window of Zingiber officinale cultivar Zhangliang chromosome 11A, Zo_v1.1, whole genome shotgun sequence DNA:
- the LOC122032722 gene encoding benzyl alcohol O-benzoyltransferase-like has protein sequence MEEPRAISFTVQRRRPVLVAPSVPTPYQFKHLSDIDDQDGLRTQIPIIQYYRSSGDDRDPVKVVRDALARALVFYYPLAGRLREAAGRKLVVECTGEGILFVEADADVRLEQLDDALHPPIPYLDELLHDVPGSGGILHCPLMLMQVTRLQCGGFIVALRMNHTMADGAGLGQFLNAVAELACGASAPSVLPVWERHLLKSRSPPRITCVHLEYEHVKPPQIPRSSPNDDMVHRSFFFVKADIALLRRSVPAHLRDGSPFEILTSFLWRCRTRAINPAAGDVVRVCFSVNARGRQFAGLGLPPGYYGNAIVFPVAAASGGDLCSRPLCYALELVRAAKAAVTTEYILSVADLLVLRGRPHYQVAGTYLVSDGTRSGVDEVDYGWGKPVYGGPAWGRVASIHLPFTNSKGQEGIIVPHFLPRSTMDRFSMEVDRVIKETSARSSL, from the coding sequence ATGGAGGAGCCGCGCGCAATCAGTTTCACGGTGCAGAGACGCCGGCCAGTTTTAGTCGCCCCCTCCGTGCCTACGCCATATCAGTTCAAGCACCTCTCCGACATCGATGACCAAGACGGCCTTCGCACTCAAATACCCATTATCCAGTACTATCGCAGCAGCGGCGATGATCGCGACCCGGTTAAGGTGGTACGCGACGCCCTCGCTCGGGCGCTTGTGTTCTACTATCCCCTGGCCGGTCGGCTCCGGGAAGCGGCGGGTCGGAAGCTAGTGGTGGAGTGCACCGGCGAGGGGATCCTTTTCGTCGAGGCTGACGCAGACGTTCGCCTCGAGCAGTTGGACGATGCTCTGCACCCACCGATACCCTACTTGGACGAGCTCCTTCACGATGTCCCTGGTTCCGGTGGCATCCTCCACTGCCCCTTGATGCTCATGCAGGTGACCCGATTGCAGTGCGGCGGGTTCATCGTCGCTCTCAGGATGAACCACACCATGGCCGACGGCGCCGGCTTGGGCCAATTCTTGAACGCCGTCGCTGAGCTGGCCTGCGGCGCATCCGCCCCGTCGGTGCTCCCTGTGTGGGAGCGCCATCTCCTGAAATCGCGCAGCCCTCCCCGCATCACGTGCGTCCACCTAGAGTACGAGCACGTAAAGCCGCCTCAGATCCCCCGGTCTTCTCCCAACGACGACATGGTGCATCGGTCCTTCTTCTTCGTCAAAGCGGACATTGCTCTGTTACGGAGGAGCGTGCCGGCCCACCTTCGAGATGGTTCCCCCTTCGAGATCCTGACCTCGTTCCTCTGGCGATGTCGTACGAGGGCCATCAACCCTGCTGCTGGCGATGTTGTCCGAGTCTGCTTCAGCGTCAACGCGCGCGGGCGGCAATTCGCTGGCTTGGGGCTTCCGCCCGGGTACTATGGGAACGCGATCGTTTTCCCGGTGGCGGCCGCCAGTGGCGGCGACCTGTGCTCGAGGcctctgtgctacgccctggagCTGGTAAGGGCTGCCAAGGCAGCAGTGACGACGGAGTACATATTGTCGGTGGCCGACCTACTGGTGCTGCGTGGGCGGCCTCACTATCAGGTGGCTGGGACGTACCTGGTGTCGGACGGTACGCGTTCCGGGGTGGATGAAGTGGATTACGGCTGGGGAAAGCCGGTGTACGGCGGGCCAGCATGGGGGCGAGTGGCCAGTATCCACCTCCCTTTCACAAATAGCAAAGGACAGGAAGGAATCATAGTTCCCCATTTCCTGCCTCGCTCCACCATGGACAGATTTTCCATGGAAGTTGATCGAGTGATCAAAGAGACATCGGCGAGGAGCTCTTTGTAG